A genome region from Arachidicoccus soli includes the following:
- a CDS encoding sensor histidine kinase yields the protein MKSIVFFLSLVFFVHLHPATDAQVIHFTPNIIDKYIGKSVAVFKDSSNKIGLEDVIRHPDLFHNQSEDVPNLGISDANNWIKFSIVNESHFNQIILNLEYPDFDKVTLYRLKNNHQVDSITIRKGSPISQRLYRHQFYIFSLNVAPLDTITCFLLIHSSKQLLLPLTLNTNKSIISSITINDIFSGIYFGIMLVMLLYNLFIYLAIKDKHYLLYIHFIFWVAITQATLFGYSQRFIWSSNLWLSEHMLILTAAMSGITTIIFAQSFLQVKKHSRILNRLLNIIILGDLIGIVMIVCNYKLVAYNTINITAGVGAPIVLIVAIIMAYVKKYRPAVYFLIAWSVFLISVVVFVIKDAGLISYNFWTVHAMQIGSAVETILLSFALADRINILRREKELSQAKALRMANENTRLIREQNTQLEIKVQERTADLNATLENLKQAESQLVQSEKMSTLGQLTAGIAHEINNPINFVTSNVSPLKRDIESIFDAIDFIQQIAASDESKEEKMAKIQQYSEEQDLDYLRTEITHLIGGIHNGATRTAEIVKGLKLFSRLDEDSLKYTSIKEGIDSTMIILNNQLGNIKIARDYAELPPIECYPGKLNQVFLNILSNAIYAVHKQFSNKTGGEIRIISRLEEESVVIIFEDNGIGMDEGTQNKIFNPFFTTKEVGEGTGLGMSISYAIIQKHNGSIQVVSSPGQGTKFKITLPIHQDPS from the coding sequence GTTCATCTACATCCAGCTACGGATGCTCAAGTAATTCACTTTACTCCTAATATTATAGACAAATATATTGGTAAAAGTGTTGCGGTATTTAAGGACTCATCAAACAAAATTGGGCTTGAGGATGTTATTCGACATCCAGATTTATTCCACAATCAATCTGAGGATGTGCCAAACCTTGGTATTAGTGATGCCAATAATTGGATAAAATTTTCAATAGTTAATGAATCTCATTTTAATCAAATAATACTAAATCTTGAATATCCTGATTTTGATAAAGTAACCTTATACCGCCTCAAAAATAACCATCAAGTAGACAGCATTACTATAAGAAAAGGATCTCCTATATCTCAAAGACTATATAGACATCAGTTTTATATTTTTAGCCTTAATGTAGCTCCTCTTGATACCATAACCTGCTTTTTATTGATTCATAGCAGTAAGCAACTCCTATTACCACTTACGCTTAATACCAATAAAAGCATTATTTCTTCTATTACTATAAATGATATATTCTCCGGGATATATTTTGGGATAATGCTTGTTATGCTTCTGTATAATCTGTTTATTTACTTAGCTATTAAGGATAAGCATTATTTACTATATATTCATTTCATTTTTTGGGTAGCTATTACACAAGCAACACTTTTCGGGTATTCTCAACGCTTTATCTGGTCTTCCAATTTATGGTTATCAGAGCATATGCTTATTTTAACTGCTGCGATGTCCGGAATAACAACGATTATTTTTGCACAATCTTTTCTACAAGTAAAAAAACATTCTCGTATTCTTAATCGGTTACTCAATATTATAATATTAGGCGACTTAATTGGTATTGTGATGATAGTATGCAACTATAAATTAGTGGCATATAACACTATAAATATTACAGCAGGGGTGGGTGCACCTATTGTTTTAATAGTAGCAATAATAATGGCTTATGTTAAGAAATATAGACCTGCTGTATATTTTTTGATTGCTTGGAGTGTTTTTTTAATTAGTGTTGTAGTATTTGTTATTAAAGATGCTGGCTTAATTAGTTATAATTTTTGGACTGTGCATGCAATGCAAATAGGGAGTGCCGTAGAAACTATACTATTGTCTTTTGCTTTAGCCGATCGTATAAATATACTCAGAAGAGAGAAAGAATTATCACAAGCCAAGGCGCTTAGAATGGCCAATGAAAATACTCGTCTCATCCGCGAGCAAAACACCCAGTTAGAAATAAAAGTACAAGAGCGTACTGCAGACCTAAATGCTACCTTAGAGAATCTCAAACAAGCAGAATCTCAATTGGTACAATCAGAAAAAATGTCTACCTTGGGTCAGTTAACTGCTGGCATCGCTCACGAAATTAATAACCCTATTAATTTTGTAACTTCCAACGTCTCGCCCTTGAAACGAGATATTGAATCCATTTTTGATGCCATTGATTTTATACAGCAAATAGCAGCATCTGATGAATCGAAAGAGGAGAAAATGGCCAAAATACAACAATACAGTGAAGAGCAAGACCTCGATTATTTACGCACCGAAATAACGCACCTAATAGGAGGTATCCATAATGGAGCAACTAGAACTGCAGAAATCGTAAAGGGCCTTAAATTGTTCTCTCGTTTGGATGAAGACAGTCTTAAATATACATCTATAAAGGAAGGTATCGATTCTACAATGATTATACTCAACAATCAATTGGGCAATATAAAAATCGCTAGAGATTACGCTGAATTACCCCCTATAGAATGTTACCCTGGAAAACTTAACCAGGTTTTCTTAAACATACTTTCCAACGCCATTTATGCGGTCCACAAACAGTTTAGTAATAAAACCGGTGGCGAGATTAGAATTATTAGCCGGCTTGAAGAAGAGAGTGTGGTTATTATTTTTGAAGATAATGGCATTGGTATGGACGAAGGCACACAAAATAAAATTTTCAACCCATTTTTCACTACCAAAGAGGTGGGCGAAGGTACAGGATTAGGCATGTCTATTAGTTATGCAATTATTCAAAAACATAATGGATCCATTCAGGTCGTATCTTCACCCGGACAGGGCACTAAATTCAAAATCACCCTGCCAATACATCAGGATCCGTCCTGA
- a CDS encoding hybrid sensor histidine kinase/response regulator, whose product MSDKIKILYIDDEKDNLIGFKASFRIQYQVFTAVNTEEATTILEQNPDMRVVFSDQRMPGKTGDVYFEEIKIRFPLPIRILITAYTDVEVVINAINNGNIFRYIRKPWIEVDIISAIEEANKFYIANSMLHIKNKELQDAYAELDKFAYNVSHDLRSPLSGILSAIDAMTQMSDITEIREMLFLIEKSIFKQEEYISGMHDYYRSHQGTLKIDKIDFNQLADELKALFRIYIDTNNIEFKIEVQQHTPFCSDEHLINMILNNLITNAIKYQKKDFVDKKINISIQVDESEVNITVSDTGIGIPESHYDEIFNLFSKVNAHGTGSGIGLYNVKNALHTLGGHMEVHSVMGEGTSFEIKVPNKK is encoded by the coding sequence ATGTCAGACAAAATTAAAATACTCTATATCGACGACGAAAAAGATAACCTAATCGGGTTTAAAGCTTCTTTTCGCATACAATATCAGGTCTTCACTGCAGTAAATACCGAAGAGGCTACCACCATTTTAGAACAAAACCCAGATATGAGAGTAGTATTTTCTGACCAGCGTATGCCTGGGAAAACGGGAGATGTCTATTTTGAAGAGATAAAAATAAGATTTCCTTTACCTATTAGAATATTAATAACAGCATATACGGATGTAGAAGTAGTCATCAATGCAATTAATAATGGAAATATATTTCGATATATTAGGAAACCTTGGATTGAAGTTGATATTATTTCCGCAATTGAGGAAGCAAATAAATTCTATATTGCTAATTCAATGCTTCATATTAAGAATAAGGAATTACAGGATGCTTATGCAGAGCTAGATAAGTTTGCCTATAATGTAAGTCATGATTTACGAAGTCCACTTTCTGGCATTCTTAGTGCTATTGATGCTATGACTCAAATGTCAGATATAACAGAAATCAGAGAGATGCTATTCCTAATTGAAAAATCCATCTTTAAACAAGAGGAATATATATCAGGGATGCACGACTATTATAGATCACACCAAGGCACTCTTAAAATTGATAAAATTGATTTTAATCAATTAGCAGATGAATTAAAAGCACTATTCCGAATCTACATCGATACCAATAATATCGAGTTTAAGATTGAAGTTCAACAACACACACCCTTTTGTTCCGATGAACATTTAATCAACATGATTCTCAATAACCTGATAACGAATGCGATTAAATATCAGAAAAAGGATTTTGTCGATAAGAAAATCAACATATCCATCCAAGTAGATGAGTCTGAAGTAAATATTACCGTCAGCGACACAGGTATTGGCATTCCTGAAAGCCATTATGATGAAATCTTTAACTTATTCTCTAAAGTTAACGCGCATGGTACCGGATCCGGCATAGGTTTATACAATGTAAAAAATGCCTTACATACATTAGGAGGACACATGGAAGTTCATTCAGTAATGGGGGAAGGAACAAGTTTTGAGATAAAGGTCCCTAATAAAAAATAG
- a CDS encoding response regulator encodes MDSNKVTVLYVDDEQDNLFSFKANFRLKYNVLIALNGNDALKLLESHQVHIVISDQRMPQMTGVELLEKVQNTYPDIVRLLLTGYADMNVVIEAINKGKIFHYLTKPWKEEEISQTLDKAYEFWKEKKSLKTTNEQLEFMLRQKLLS; translated from the coding sequence ATGGATTCCAATAAAGTCACAGTGTTGTATGTTGATGATGAACAAGATAATTTGTTTTCATTTAAGGCTAATTTTCGCCTTAAATACAATGTTTTAATTGCCCTTAACGGAAATGATGCTTTAAAGTTATTGGAGTCTCATCAAGTGCATATTGTTATCTCTGATCAGCGTATGCCACAAATGACCGGTGTAGAGCTTTTGGAAAAAGTCCAAAACACTTATCCCGATATTGTACGCCTGTTACTTACTGGATATGCAGATATGAATGTTGTGATTGAAGCAATTAATAAAGGTAAGATTTTTCATTATTTGACAAAGCCTTGGAAAGAAGAAGAGATAAGCCAAACCCTTGACAAGGCTTACGAATTCTGGAAAGAAAAAAAATCCTTAAAAACTACGAATGAACAGTTGGAATTTATGTTAAGACAGAAATTATTGTCCTGA
- a CDS encoding Hpt domain-containing response regulator codes for MEKLEANSNLNFFQEKIKILIAEDNELNMRLTKQLVNKVLPNSLLYEAYNGEEAIKRMIELAPDLILMDVQMPIMDGLQATHFIREEIKDDQIPIIAVTSCNNEGDKEKCLEAGMNGFINKPVSEGILREALMKWLSNKGKDIKVHVDFNIIHIYTLEDKEFEKVFISLLIKSINEALQDFHSHIIQKDLVAIKASAHKLRGAAATSGLNKITLITSKIEALKDFEEDIIKNLMEQLEDEAEIVDKILSNYLTEG; via the coding sequence ATGGAAAAATTAGAGGCAAATAGCAATCTCAATTTTTTTCAAGAAAAAATCAAAATTCTTATTGCAGAAGATAATGAACTTAATATGAGATTGACGAAGCAACTCGTTAATAAGGTACTACCAAATTCATTACTGTACGAAGCCTATAATGGAGAAGAAGCCATAAAGAGAATGATCGAATTAGCGCCAGATCTTATTTTAATGGATGTGCAAATGCCTATAATGGATGGGCTGCAAGCCACTCACTTTATAAGAGAAGAAATAAAAGATGACCAAATACCTATTATAGCGGTTACTTCTTGCAATAATGAAGGGGATAAAGAAAAGTGTTTAGAAGCCGGTATGAACGGCTTTATCAACAAGCCTGTTTCAGAAGGAATATTGAGAGAAGCATTAATGAAATGGCTGAGCAATAAAGGTAAAGATATTAAGGTGCACGTAGATTTCAACATAATCCATATATACACTCTCGAAGATAAAGAGTTTGAAAAAGTGTTTATATCCCTTCTCATTAAATCTATCAATGAGGCATTACAAGACTTTCATTCACATATCATACAGAAAGATTTGGTAGCCATAAAGGCCTCTGCACATAAATTAAGAGGTGCTGCTGCCACTTCCGGATTGAATAAAATAACCTTGATAACATCTAAAATAGAAGCATTAAAAGATTTTGAAGAAGATATAATAAAAAATCTAATGGAACAATTAGAAGACGAGGCAGAAATTGTTGATAAAATACTATCAAATTATCTTACAGAAGGATAA
- a CDS encoding AAA family ATPase encodes MPELIVGRDAEKKILKEVLDSKEAELLAVLGRRRVGKTFLIRNYYSKQLVFECTGMHEVSLMEQLSNFSNALQQAMKLQVPLAIPDSWLQAFTFLSDFLQAKPEKQPMVILFDEFPWLHTPKSGFLAAFGHWWNNWASRRPQLKVVICGSAASWMTENVLHNRGGLHNRVSRNIRLLPFSLKETEAYLVSRGISLDHYQILQLYMAMGGIPQYLKQVGRGESATQVIDKLFFEKGGMLKTEFDVLYRSLFNNASHHESIVRQLAKRAKGMSRAEVIKACGLTTGGTTTRLFEELEQSGFISQSIPFEKTSRDAIYKLLDEYSLFYLKFIDRARATGTGTWHKLAQGQSYNSWSGYAFEAICQKHIQQIKEVLGIGGVYTEASGWRYTSKTGETGTEIDLLLDRQDRCINLCEMKFSGQEFVINKKYASELDNKVNVFKEQTGTKKTIFLTMITTYGTKQNIYYTGRITSEVKMEDLFR; translated from the coding sequence ATGCCGGAATTAATCGTTGGCAGAGATGCTGAGAAAAAAATCCTTAAAGAGGTGCTTGATTCAAAGGAAGCCGAATTGCTTGCCGTTCTTGGCCGGCGGCGGGTTGGTAAGACTTTTCTTATACGGAATTACTATAGTAAACAGCTTGTCTTTGAGTGTACAGGAATGCACGAAGTAAGCTTGATGGAACAACTGTCTAATTTCAGTAATGCACTTCAGCAAGCCATGAAATTGCAAGTTCCACTGGCAATACCGGATAGCTGGTTGCAGGCTTTTACTTTTCTGAGCGATTTTCTGCAAGCAAAGCCTGAAAAGCAACCGATGGTTATCCTCTTTGATGAATTCCCCTGGCTTCACACGCCTAAGTCTGGTTTCCTGGCGGCATTCGGGCATTGGTGGAATAACTGGGCATCGCGGAGGCCGCAGTTGAAAGTTGTCATCTGCGGTTCTGCAGCGTCCTGGATGACTGAAAATGTTCTTCATAACCGGGGCGGACTTCATAATCGGGTCAGCCGTAACATTCGATTGCTACCCTTTAGTTTAAAGGAAACGGAGGCCTATCTTGTGAGCCGAGGTATCAGTCTGGACCATTATCAAATATTACAATTATATATGGCAATGGGAGGCATTCCTCAATATCTGAAGCAAGTTGGCAGAGGAGAAAGCGCAACCCAAGTAATCGATAAACTCTTCTTTGAAAAGGGCGGTATGTTGAAAACGGAATTTGACGTATTGTATAGGTCATTGTTTAACAACGCAAGCCACCATGAATCAATCGTTCGGCAACTTGCAAAAAGGGCAAAAGGGATGAGCCGGGCGGAAGTTATTAAGGCATGCGGGCTTACGACCGGCGGTACAACAACAAGGCTTTTCGAGGAGCTCGAACAGTCCGGATTTATTTCTCAATCCATACCATTCGAAAAAACTTCACGTGATGCTATTTATAAATTGTTGGATGAGTATTCTTTATTCTATCTGAAATTCATTGATCGAGCCCGCGCCACAGGTACAGGCACCTGGCATAAACTTGCGCAAGGACAATCCTATAACAGCTGGAGCGGTTATGCTTTTGAGGCCATTTGTCAAAAACACATACAGCAAATTAAAGAAGTTCTTGGTATCGGTGGAGTATATACCGAAGCATCAGGTTGGAGATATACTTCAAAGACAGGAGAAACAGGCACAGAAATCGACTTGTTGCTTGACCGACAGGATCGTTGTATCAATCTTTGCGAAATGAAGTTTTCCGGGCAGGAGTTCGTCATTAATAAAAAGTACGCCTCAGAACTAGACAATAAAGTGAATGTCTTTAAAGAACAGACAGGAACTAAAAAAACAATTTTCCTTACAATGATTACTACATATGGTACCAAACAAAATATTTATTACACGGGGCGCATTACCTCTGAAGTGAAAATGGAAGATTTGTTCAGGTAA
- a CDS encoding Fic family protein, translating to MTNLHEIVFASSDKSESKRIAQRIRTGELKKIAPKIYTSNLSDATEKIILRNWFFILSHLYAGAILSHRSAFEGQPADGHIFLTYSSARNVQLPGLTVHLLKGTNNTTGTVLFFGHLYRSSEPRAYLENMEQIRNTADFPKTLPREVLESKLEAVIRTRGENELNNIRDEARTLAPTLKQEKEFERLNKLISALLSTQSAKILNSEVAKARAYGEPFDPERITLFNRLYNYLADKEFKNYQEQNKTDKSYHCFAFFESYFSNFIEGTEFALNEAKEIILTDTPMPARDEDSHDILGTYRLVSNRNEMSTLPQSAEHLLELLRARHKILLQARASKKPGQFKDINNLADDTEFVDWQLVSGTLKKGYQWYSLLQSPFVRACYMMFLISEVHPFIDGNGRVARIMMNAELTAAGMSKIIIPTVYRTDYLGAIRKLTRKGEAETYVRMLGRAYEFSATIHGEDIDEVASYLRKCNAFESGEDYILKF from the coding sequence ATGACGAATCTTCACGAAATAGTTTTTGCTTCTTCCGACAAATCGGAATCTAAAAGGATAGCGCAACGTATTAGAACGGGAGAACTTAAAAAAATTGCTCCCAAAATTTACACATCGAACTTATCCGATGCTACCGAAAAAATTATTTTGAGGAATTGGTTTTTCATATTATCGCATTTATACGCTGGTGCTATCCTCAGCCATCGCAGCGCATTTGAAGGACAACCTGCAGACGGACATATATTTCTTACCTATTCATCAGCACGAAATGTGCAACTACCTGGCCTGACGGTACATTTATTAAAAGGAACCAATAATACAACAGGGACTGTGCTTTTCTTTGGCCATCTATATCGCTCATCTGAACCAAGAGCGTATCTTGAAAATATGGAACAAATCCGTAATACGGCTGATTTTCCGAAAACATTACCGCGCGAAGTATTGGAAAGCAAATTGGAAGCTGTCATCCGGACAAGAGGGGAAAATGAACTCAATAATATCCGCGACGAAGCAAGAACGTTAGCACCTACTTTAAAGCAAGAAAAAGAATTTGAACGGTTAAATAAATTAATCAGCGCATTGTTATCAACACAATCCGCGAAAATTTTAAATAGTGAAGTGGCAAAAGCAAGAGCTTACGGTGAGCCATTTGATCCCGAACGGATAACGCTTTTCAACCGATTGTATAATTACCTTGCAGATAAAGAATTTAAAAATTACCAGGAACAAAATAAAACAGATAAAAGCTACCATTGCTTTGCATTTTTTGAAAGTTATTTTTCCAATTTTATTGAAGGAACTGAATTTGCTTTGAATGAAGCAAAAGAAATCATCCTTACAGACACACCAATGCCAGCAAGGGATGAAGATTCGCACGATATTTTGGGCACGTATCGTTTGGTTAGCAACAGAAACGAGATGAGTACTTTGCCGCAATCGGCGGAACATTTATTAGAATTATTGCGAGCAAGGCACAAAATATTGCTGCAGGCAAGAGCCAGCAAAAAGCCGGGCCAGTTCAAAGACATTAACAACCTTGCAGACGATACAGAATTTGTGGATTGGCAGTTGGTGTCCGGCACGCTTAAAAAAGGATATCAATGGTATTCTTTGCTACAAAGCCCTTTTGTAAGAGCCTGCTATATGATGTTTCTAATATCCGAAGTGCATCCCTTTATAGACGGCAACGGAAGAGTAGCACGAATAATGATGAATGCGGAACTCACAGCAGCAGGAATGTCAAAAATAATTATCCCTACCGTTTATCGTACAGACTATTTGGGCGCTATCAGAAAACTTACCCGAAAAGGTGAAGCCGAGACTTATGTGCGAATGCTCGGCCGCGCTTATGAATTCAGTGCAACGATACACGGCGAAGACATAGATGAAGTTGCAAGCTATTTAAGAAAGTGCAACGCTTTCGAATCAGGAGAAGACTATATACTCAAATTTTAA